From one Mycolicibacterium sp. HK-90 genomic stretch:
- the murA gene encoding UDP-N-acetylglucosamine 1-carboxyvinyltransferase, translating to MSERFVVTGGNRLSGEVAVGGAKNSVLKLMAASLLAEGTSTITNCPDILDVPLMAEVLRGLGATVELDGDTVRITSPDEPKYDADFAAVRQFRASVCVLGPLVGRCRKAKVALPGGDAIGSRPLDMHQAGLRQLGATCNIEHGCVVAEADHLRGAEIQLEFPSVGATENILMAAVLAEGVTTIHNAAREPDIVDICAMLNQMGAKVSGAGTSTLTITGVDRLYPTQHRVIGDRIVAATWGIAAAMTRGDISVTGVDPQHLQLVLHKLHDAGATVTQNDNGFRVVQYERPKAVNVATLPFPGFPTDLQPMAIGLAAVADGTSMITENVFEARFRFVEEMIRLGADARTDGHHAVVRGIPQLSSAPVWSSDIRAGAGLVLAGLVADGETEVHDVFHIDRGYPLFVENLLSLGAEIERVGS from the coding sequence GTGAGCGAGCGTTTCGTGGTGACCGGGGGAAACCGGTTATCAGGCGAAGTTGCTGTCGGTGGCGCGAAGAACAGTGTGCTGAAACTGATGGCCGCCTCGTTGCTGGCCGAGGGCACCAGCACGATCACCAATTGCCCTGACATCCTGGACGTGCCGCTGATGGCGGAGGTCCTGCGGGGGTTGGGCGCCACGGTCGAACTGGACGGCGACACCGTCCGGATCACCTCCCCTGACGAGCCCAAGTACGACGCCGATTTCGCGGCGGTGCGCCAGTTCCGCGCGTCGGTGTGTGTGCTCGGTCCATTGGTGGGCCGCTGTCGCAAGGCCAAGGTCGCCCTTCCCGGTGGGGACGCGATCGGATCGCGGCCCCTTGACATGCACCAGGCCGGACTGCGCCAGCTCGGTGCGACCTGCAATATCGAGCACGGTTGCGTGGTGGCCGAGGCCGACCATCTGCGTGGAGCCGAGATCCAGCTGGAGTTCCCGTCGGTGGGGGCGACGGAGAACATCCTGATGGCCGCGGTGTTGGCCGAGGGTGTCACGACGATCCACAATGCGGCGCGCGAACCCGACATCGTCGACATCTGCGCGATGCTCAACCAGATGGGCGCCAAGGTCAGCGGCGCGGGCACCTCGACCTTGACGATCACCGGTGTCGATCGTCTGTATCCGACGCAACACCGGGTGATCGGCGATCGGATCGTTGCGGCCACGTGGGGGATAGCCGCTGCGATGACGCGCGGTGACATCTCGGTGACCGGGGTGGACCCACAACACCTGCAGCTGGTGCTGCACAAGTTGCACGACGCCGGCGCGACGGTGACCCAGAACGACAACGGCTTCCGGGTGGTCCAGTACGAGCGGCCCAAGGCGGTCAACGTGGCGACATTGCCGTTCCCGGGGTTCCCGACCGACTTGCAGCCGATGGCGATCGGACTGGCGGCGGTGGCCGACGGCACCTCGATGATCACCGAGAACGTATTCGAAGCTCGGTTCCGGTTCGTCGAGGAGATGATCCGGTTGGGGGCTGACGCCCGAACGGATGGTCATCATGCGGTGGTGCGGGGCATTCCGCAGTTGTCGAGTGCACCGGTGTGGTCCTCGGACATCCGGGCCGGCGCCGGCCTGGTGCTCGCCGGCCTGGTCGCCGACGGCGAAACCGAGGTCCACGACGTGTTCCACATCGATCGCGGGTACCCGCTGTTCGTGGAAAACCTGTTGAGCCTCGGAGCCGAGATCGAAAGAGTAGGGTCGTAG